From Permianibacter aggregans, a single genomic window includes:
- a CDS encoding diguanylate cyclase, which yields MSAPIKLQRQTPAKWGQSQASLYAEAVNEIQQLGHQHWTDHNIHDPGITLLEVLAYGLSETAFRTALPMADLLAEHPEEKTVYRAREILPNRALTVLDYRKLLIDLPGVRNAWFSEHPLTLYLDTRDGSLSRTAASDPWIEAVSVRGLFDVLLDHEPETDQSETEKLVHKTLMQNRSLAQDFISISAVPEQGFRLCAELEVAPEIDVNELLAQIYFTVQNYLAPVVNNYTYAELEHRFSAEALFNGPRLRCGFIFDEELLASELRTELRLSDIYNLLMDLPGLTHIREAVITDADTAKITQPWLVPVKPQHKPTLNLDGSRVVIYKRHVPIQPNLEKVKLRFLQLMAELRQKNETPIDEDLPLPQGVQQQVERYVSIQTELPQVYGIGSEGLPANADQTRQRDAHNLSAFISQLEQLPANFLMQLKHLALLYSTRPEQEATTFFQALSTGVRTSSYHDADPVAAMRSLQNISHERERRHRFLDHLSARLGESFAPYASMMQSHFSAHSLAVAADKCYFLQDYPTLSYHRAGAYEYSAKQPEDIWNSENVSGLERRIARLLGIRNYRRRSLSEVAYDIYAEIDTTPDDEFRFRVLHRVSGKILLSSSKHYVTKAEAIAEMQLAIHYAQQPESYQRKLTSDNRHYFNIVDETDEVLARRIEYFNDENAMEEAISGLMQYLQEHYAEEGFYLIENLLLLPPAAFDEFLTVCVDNACTPCADHDPYSYRVHFVFPAFAGRFTNMAFRDYVESVVRAETPAHLLPKICWLDQATMAAFENVYRDWLEIKSGAKTAQAKQKWRAMLDALIEMKSVYPTERLRQCSPVEGTEVQEKFIVGRTSLGSSDSAE from the coding sequence ATGAGCGCTCCGATAAAACTGCAACGACAAACGCCGGCCAAGTGGGGGCAAAGTCAGGCGAGCTTGTACGCTGAAGCCGTCAACGAAATCCAACAGCTCGGGCACCAGCATTGGACCGATCACAATATTCACGATCCGGGCATCACGCTGCTCGAAGTGCTGGCTTATGGCTTGAGTGAAACCGCGTTTCGCACCGCGCTGCCGATGGCCGATCTGCTGGCCGAGCACCCGGAAGAAAAAACGGTTTATCGCGCACGGGAAATTTTGCCGAACCGAGCCCTGACGGTGCTTGACTATCGCAAGCTGTTGATTGATCTCCCCGGTGTGCGCAACGCCTGGTTCAGTGAACACCCGCTGACGCTGTATCTGGATACCCGCGATGGCAGCCTGTCCCGAACCGCCGCCAGCGATCCGTGGATAGAGGCCGTTTCAGTTCGCGGTTTGTTTGATGTGTTGCTCGACCACGAGCCGGAAACCGATCAAAGCGAAACCGAAAAACTGGTGCACAAAACCTTGATGCAAAACCGCAGCTTGGCGCAGGATTTCATCAGCATAAGCGCTGTACCTGAGCAAGGCTTCCGTTTGTGCGCCGAGTTGGAAGTGGCGCCGGAAATCGATGTTAATGAACTGCTGGCGCAAATTTACTTCACGGTGCAGAACTACCTAGCACCCGTCGTCAATAACTACACTTATGCCGAGCTTGAACACCGTTTCAGCGCCGAAGCGCTATTCAACGGTCCACGTTTACGCTGCGGCTTCATTTTCGATGAGGAGCTTCTGGCCTCAGAGCTGCGCACCGAGTTGCGCTTGAGTGACATCTACAATCTGCTGATGGACCTGCCGGGCCTGACCCATATCCGGGAAGCGGTCATTACCGATGCTGACACGGCAAAAATCACTCAGCCCTGGCTGGTGCCGGTCAAACCTCAGCACAAACCAACACTGAATCTCGATGGTTCGCGCGTCGTCATCTACAAGCGTCATGTACCGATTCAGCCGAACCTCGAAAAAGTCAAACTGCGTTTTCTGCAGTTGATGGCCGAGCTTCGGCAGAAAAATGAAACGCCGATTGACGAGGATTTGCCGCTGCCACAAGGCGTGCAACAACAGGTTGAGCGCTATGTCAGCATACAGACCGAGCTGCCGCAGGTGTATGGCATCGGCAGTGAAGGCTTGCCGGCCAATGCCGATCAAACGCGCCAACGCGATGCCCATAATCTCAGCGCTTTCATCAGTCAGTTGGAGCAATTGCCGGCGAACTTTCTGATGCAGCTGAAGCATCTGGCGTTGCTGTATTCGACACGACCGGAACAGGAAGCAACCACGTTTTTTCAAGCCTTGTCCACCGGTGTGCGCACCAGCAGCTATCACGATGCTGACCCGGTCGCTGCGATGCGGTCTTTGCAGAATATCAGTCACGAGCGGGAGCGGCGCCATCGCTTTCTCGACCATTTATCGGCGCGATTGGGGGAATCGTTTGCTCCTTATGCTTCGATGATGCAGAGCCATTTTTCCGCTCACAGCCTGGCGGTGGCCGCGGACAAATGCTATTTCCTGCAAGACTATCCGACGCTTTCCTATCACCGCGCTGGCGCTTACGAATACAGCGCCAAGCAGCCGGAAGATATCTGGAACAGCGAGAACGTTTCCGGGCTTGAGCGCCGTATCGCGCGTTTGCTTGGTATCCGCAATTATCGTCGGCGCAGCCTCAGTGAAGTCGCCTACGATATCTACGCGGAAATCGACACGACACCGGATGACGAGTTTCGTTTCCGGGTGTTGCACCGGGTTAGCGGCAAGATTCTGCTGTCATCAAGCAAGCACTATGTCACCAAAGCCGAGGCCATTGCCGAGATGCAGCTGGCCATTCACTACGCCCAGCAGCCGGAAAGCTATCAGCGCAAACTGACCAGTGACAATCGCCACTACTTCAATATCGTCGATGAAACCGATGAAGTGTTGGCGCGCCGCATCGAGTATTTCAATGATGAAAACGCGATGGAAGAAGCTATCAGCGGGCTGATGCAGTATCTGCAGGAGCATTACGCCGAGGAAGGTTTTTATCTGATCGAAAACCTGTTGCTGCTGCCACCGGCGGCGTTCGATGAGTTTCTGACCGTTTGTGTCGATAACGCCTGTACGCCATGCGCCGATCACGACCCTTATTCCTATCGGGTGCACTTTGTTTTTCCGGCGTTCGCCGGTCGCTTCACCAATATGGCATTCCGCGATTACGTCGAATCCGTGGTGCGCGCTGAAACGCCAGCACATCTGCTGCCGAAAATCTGTTGGCTCGATCAGGCAACGATGGCGGCCTTCGAAAACGTTTATCGCGACTGGCTGGAAATCAAGTCCGGCGCCAAAACCGCACAAGCAAAACAGAAATGGCGCGCAATGCTCGATGCGCTGATCGAAATGAAGAGTGTGTATCCGACCGAGCGACTGCGTCAGTGCAGCCCGGTCGAGGGCACGGAAGTGCAGGAGAAATTTATCGTTGGCCGGACTTCGCTCGGCTCATCGGATAGTGCCGAATAG